A genomic stretch from Sphingobacterium sp. ML3W includes:
- a CDS encoding YoaK family protein — MFRHRDKGRNYIHNVQLAALLSIVAGIVNIVGVLSFKTLTTNVTGHFAFFSEELYRNNYLFALLSILYVISFLLGAFLANTTMELTSRGTAHFSYSIPIGIEIILLAFVSLFNIPSSNTSVWLSCTLLLAMGLQNALVTKISGSVVRTTHLTGLFTDLGIELSQTIFYKKVNERKRLKRGILLKIIIIAGFFLGGIMGAFIYGWFERKTLLLPVIILLVALFYDRLLLGFYRLRRRQQDHSDRSTRNF, encoded by the coding sequence ATGTTTAGGCATCGAGATAAGGGGCGAAATTATATCCATAATGTGCAATTAGCTGCATTATTGTCCATAGTAGCCGGAATAGTGAATATCGTGGGAGTACTTTCCTTTAAAACATTGACAACAAATGTAACTGGCCACTTTGCTTTTTTTTCGGAGGAGCTTTATCGAAATAATTACCTGTTTGCCCTGCTGAGCATACTTTACGTCATTTCCTTTCTATTAGGTGCATTTTTAGCCAATACGACGATGGAACTTACATCCAGGGGAACGGCGCATTTTTCGTATAGTATACCCATCGGCATTGAAATTATTTTACTTGCATTCGTATCACTTTTTAATATCCCCAGTTCCAACACCTCTGTTTGGCTATCCTGTACGCTTTTGCTTGCTATGGGATTGCAAAATGCGCTGGTAACCAAAATATCAGGGTCGGTTGTTCGCACGACGCATTTAACGGGATTGTTTACAGACTTAGGAATTGAGTTGTCCCAAACGATTTTCTATAAGAAAGTAAATGAACGAAAGCGTTTAAAAAGAGGTATCCTGCTCAAGATCATCATCATTGCTGGTTTTTTCCTAGGCGGTATAATGGGGGCATTTATATATGGCTGGTTTGAGAGGAAGACACTTTTATTGCCTGTGATCATATTACTGGTTGCACTTTTTTATGACCGCTTACTACTCGGATTTTACAGGCTCAGGCGGAGGCAGCAAGATCATTCGGATAGATCAACGAGAAACTTTTAG